The proteins below are encoded in one region of Oncorhynchus tshawytscha isolate Ot180627B linkage group LG04, Otsh_v2.0, whole genome shotgun sequence:
- the LOC112235738 gene encoding neuronal acetylcholine receptor subunit beta-4-like — MTRTLTLLAFLFTLLKRCSCADSEERLMNWLLRNDRYNKLIRPAVNRTERVTVKLQVSLAQLISVNEREQIMTTNVWLTQHWDDYRLSWDPSQYDGIDKLRIPSRHIWLPDIVLYNNADGTYEVTVFTNAIVQFNGSIVWLPPAIYKSACKIEVKHFPFDQQNCTLKFRSWTYDHTELDLVLKTGVASMDDFTPSGEWDILALPGRRTVNPLDPTYVDLTYDFIIKRKPLFYTINLIIPCVLITSLAILVFYLPSDCGEKMTLCISVLLALTVFLLLISKIVPPTSLDVPLIGKYLMFTMVLVTFSIITSVCVLNVHHRSPSTHTMPSWVKVVFLNKLPHLLFMRRPQNNSARQRLRQQRQLRARRSILADLGYPATTTSKTATAAAMSSSSAFLSSASAFASPGHFYNKVTAPLGYTHTFRKGEARSTEFLPNSFPSSQDLRQRGSPDWGGDVQEAVDGVRFVADHMMGDDDNQNVIEDWKYVAMVVDRMFLWIFIIVCVTGTLGLFLQPLFQHSIVPIQQPSSDTPRT; from the exons ATGACTCGGACTCTCACTCTCCTCGCTTTCCTTTTCACTTTGTTAAAAC GTTGCAGTTGTGCAGACTCAGAGGAGCGTCTGATGAACTGGCTGCTTAGAAACGATCGCTACAACAAGCTGATCCGCCCAGCTGTGAACAGGACAGAGCGAGTCACTGTCAAACTACAGGTGTCCCTGGCCCAACTCATCAGTGTG aatgagagagagcagaTTATGACCACCAATGTTTGGCTCACACAG CACTGGGATGACTACAGGCTATCATGGGACCCTTCTCAATATGATGGCATTGACAAGCTTCGTATTCCTTCCAGACACATCTGGTTACCTGATATTGTGCTCTATAACAA TGCGGATGGAACCTATGAGGTAACAGTCTTCACCAATGCCATTGTCCAGTTCAACGGCAGCATCGTCTGGCTGCCTCCGGCCATCTATAAGAGTGCCTGCAAGATCGAGGTCAAGCACTTCCCCTTTGACCAGCAGAACTGCACGCTCAAGTTCCGGTCATGGACCTACGACCACACCGAGCTCGATTTGGTCCTGAAGACAGGGGTGGCCAGCATGGACGACTTCACTCCCAGTGGGGAATGGGACATCTTGGCCCTACCGGGCAGGCGGACGGTTAACCCTCTGGATCCTACCTACGTGGACCTCACCTATGACTTCATCATCAAGAGGAAGCCGCTGTTCTACACCATCAACCTAATCATCCCCTGTGTCCTCATCACCTCTCTGGCCATCCTGGTGTTCTACCTGCCGTCTGACTGTGGGGAGAAGATGACACTGTGTATCTCAGTCCTCCTGGCCCTCACTGTGTTCCTCCTCCTGATCTCCAAGATCGTCCCTCCCACCTCGCTGGACGTGCCTCTGATCGGGAAGTACCTAATGTTCACCATGGTGCTGGTGACCTTCTCTATcattaccagtgtgtgtgtgctcaacgTACACCACCGCTCCCCCAGCACACACACCATGCCCTCCTGGGTCAAGGTAGTGTTCCTCAACAAGCTGCCCCATCTGCTCTTCATGAGACGCCCGCAGAATAACTCTGCCCGCCAGCGGCTACGCCAGCAGAGACAACTCCGAGCTCGCAGGTCCATCCTGGCGGACctgggctaccctgccaccaccaCATCCAAAACAGCCACCGCTGCCGCCATGTCTTCCTCTtctgccttcctctcctctgcctcggCCTTCGCCTCCCCGGGACACTTTTACAACAAAGTCACAGCTCCgctggggtacacccacaccttCAGGAAGGGGGAGGCCCGCTCCACCGAGTTCCTGCCCAACAGCTTCCCCTCCTCCCAGGACCTCCGACAGAGAGGCAGCCCAGACTGGGGGGGAGATGTCCAGGAGGCAGTGGACGGGGTCCGCTTCGTGGCTGATCACATGATGGGGGACGATGATAACCAGAAT GTGATTGAGGACTGGAAGTATGTGGCAATGGTGGTGGACCGTATGTTCCTGTGGATCTTTATAATAGTGTGTGTGACTGGAACCCTGGGTCTCTTCCTCCAGCCTCTATTTCAGCATTCAATAGTCCCCATCCAGCAGCCCAGCTCAGACACACCCCGTACCTGA
- the LOC112235758 gene encoding neuronal acetylcholine receptor subunit alpha-3-like: MNAPFFFIFSSCSFFFPLLSGGSCSEAEHRLFSVIFSSYNQYIRPVENVSEPVIVQFEVSMSQLVKVDEVNQIMETNLWLRHIWNDYKLRWDPKNFGGVEFIRVPSSRIWKPDIVLYNNAVGDFQVDDKTKALLRYNGDVTWIPPAIFKSSCKIDVTYFPFDYQNCTMKFGSWTYDKAKIDLVLIGSTINLHDFWESGEWTIINARGYKHDIKYNCCEEIYTDITYSLYIRRLPLFYTINMIIPCLLISFLTVLVFYLPSDCGEKITLCISVLLSLTVFLLVITETIPSTSLVIPLIGEYLLFTMIFVTLSIVITVFVLNVHYRTPKTHTMPCWVRSVFLGLLPRVMFMTRPERDPERLPGGVVQQLMPPASRPCVVYTTGTIQGQQKPQALVSTVAASVLPSLAQRQRLFISTELTNLNNLSLGGGGGGDSVNAGSSFLCREGRCNCCWRQRSTKLPTETGGGSGGVGSIGTHSGGGSVGIGVVCGGGGSSCSSSESLDGRLRTLSPHFSPEVREAMESVKYIAENMRIQNEAKEVQDDWKYVAMVIDRIFLWVFILVCILGTAGLFIQPLLLFNM, translated from the exons ATGAACGCCccatttttcttcattttttcctCCTGTTCGTTCTTTTTCCCCCTTTTGTCGG GAGGCTCCTGCTCTGAGGCAGAACACAGGTTGTTCTCAGTGATATTCTCCAGCTACAATCAGTACATCCGCCCAGTGGAGAATGTGTCTGAACCAGTTATCGTGCAGTTTGAGGTGTCCATGTCCCAGCTGGTCaaagtg GATGAAGTTAACCAGATTATGGAGACAAACCTGTGGCTGAGACAT ATCTGGAATGACTACAAACTGAGGTGGGATCCCAAAAACTTTGGAGGAGTGGAGTTCATTCGAGTGCCTTCTAGCAGGATATGGAAGCCAGATATCGTGCTGTACAATAA TGCAGTGGGAGATTTCCAGGTGGACGATAAGACCAAGGCCCTGCTTCGCTACAATGGGGATGTGACCTGGATCCCTCCGGCCATCTTCAAGAGCTCCTGCAAGATTGACGTTACCTACTTCCCCTTCGACTACCAGAACTGCACCATGAAGTTTGGCTCTTGGACGTATGACAAGGCCAAGATAGACCTGGTTCTGATTGGCTCCACCATCAACCTCCATGACTTCTGGGAGAGTGGCGAGTGGACGATTATCAACGCCCGGGGTTACAAACACGACATCAAGTACAACTGCTGTGAGGAGATCTACACAGACATCACCTACTCCCTGTACATCAGACGGCTGCCTCTCTTCTACACCATCAACATGATCATCCCTTGTCTACTCATCTCCTTTCTCACTGTGCTGGTCTTCTACCTGCCTTCTGACTGTGGGGAGAAGATCACCCTCTGTATctccgtcctcctctccctcactgtgTTCCTCCTGGTCATCACCGAAACCATCCCGTCTACGTCTCTGGTCATCCCCCTCATCGGGGAGTACCTCCTCTTCACCATGATCTTCGTCACCCTCTCCATTGTCATCACCGTGTTCGTGCTGAACGTGCACTACCGCACGCCCAAGACCCACACCATGCCGTGCTGGGTGCGCAGTGTCTTCCTGGGGCTTCTACCCAGGGTCATGTTCATGACCCGGCCGGAGAGGGACCCTGAGAGGCTGCCTGGGGGGGTGGTTCAGCAGCTGATGCCCCCAGCCTCGCGGCCCTGTGTGGTCTACACCACAGGAACCATTCAGGGGCAGCAGAAGCCCCAGGCCCTGGTCTCCACCGTGGCTGCCAGTGTGCTCCCAAGCCTGGCCCAGCGACAGCGCCTCTTCATCAGCACGGAGCTCACCAACCTCAATAACCTTAGCcttggtgggggtggtggtggtgactcgGTTAATGCCGGCTCCAGCTTCCTGTGTCGCGAGGGCCGCTGCAACTGCTGCTGGCGCCAGAGGTCCACCAAGCTGCCCACTGAGacgggaggagggagtggaggggtggggAGCATCGGGACCCACAGTGGAGGAGGGTCTGTTGGGATTGGGGTGGTTTGTGGAGGCGGTGGAAGCTCCTGCTCCAGCTCGGAGTCTCTGGATGGCAGGCTGAGGACTCTGTCCCCTCACTTCTCACCGGAGGTCAGGGAGGCCATGGAAAGTGTCAAGTATATCGCAGAAAACATGAGAATACAGAACGAAGCCAAGGAG GTCCAGGATGACTGGAAGTACGTTGCCATGGTGATCGACAGGATATTCCTGTGGGTGTTCATCTTGGTGTGTATTCTGGGGACCGCTGGGCTCTTTATCCAGCCCCTCCTATTGTTCAATATGTGA
- the LOC112235739 gene encoding uncharacterized protein LOC112235739 isoform X1 produces MIMFILILCALSRETMVQTTAKKIFPAKIYWTSTGTIVEGSDLVVKCSTHGRKEDKVAYVYLCINGVAVEQKRTIQEDTSFTMKSVTGQQSGNYSCVFSKTQYPLSEMQGKGDNSLSIQVMDRILPADISLAGSRTVRKGDGVEFKCTISDPSFQTKNTSDLVHAYLCKYGSVVQIQVFDVKSTEVTFTIKSFNKNDAGNYSCVIDLQSKTLKDKDRTLYGNNAVFLQVNVSWSHLITLVFCVCFLLVLSLIVGIWWLFIKQGALQCYCGRTPQQEENDAPMTGEGDDGTSNMEEESSDEFACDSEASGEEYQNLGEKCLEDTTYQEILFETRKIKHVLVRVQDAANKGPDAEDMYAKSCKKTGRHQYMP; encoded by the exons ATGATCATGTTCATCCTCATCCTGT GTGCCTTGTCAAGAGAGACCATGGTCCAAACCACAG CCAAGAAGATTTTTCCAGCAAAGATCTATTGGACTTCTACAGGAACGATAGTGGAGGGAAGTGACCTTGTGGTAAAATGTAGTACACATGGGCGCAAGGAAGACAAAGTGGCATATGTTTACTTGTGCATTAACGGGGTTGCAGTGGAACAGAAGAGAACTATACAAGAAGACACCTCTTTCACCATGAAAAGTGTTACTGGCCAACAGAGTGgcaattacagctgtgtgttCTCTAAAACCCAATATCCACTCTCTGAAATGCAGGGAAAAGGAGATAATTCCCTTTCCATCCAGGTGATGG ACCGTATACTCCCTGCAGACATATCACTTGCAGGCTCAAGAACTGTGAGAAAGGGAGATGGTGTGGAGTTTAAGTGTACAATCTCAGACCCAAGTTTTCAAACAAAAAATACCAGTGACTTAGTTCACGCTTACCTCTGCAAGTATGGCTCTGTTGTTCAGATCCAGGTGTTTGACGTAAAGAGCACGGAGGTGACTTTTACGATTAAAAGTTTTAATAAGAATGACGCAGGTAACTACAGTTGTGTGATTGATCTGCAATCAAAAACCCTCAAAGATAAAGACAGAACATTATATGGAAATAATGCAGTATTTCTACAGGTTAATG TGTCCTGGAGTCACTTAATCACACTCGTGTTCTGCGTCTGTTTTCTTCTGGTCTTATCACTGATAGTGGGCATATGGTGGCTGTTCATTAAACAAG GAGCTTTACAATGTTATTGTGGAAG AACACCACAACAGGAGGAGAACGATGCGCCAATGACAGGGGAGGGTGACG ACGGAACGTCAAACATGGAGGAAGAATCCAG TGATGAATTTGCCTGTGACAGTGAGGCCA GTGGGGAGGAGTACCAGAATCTGGGTGAGAAATGTTTAG AGGATACCACCTACCAAGAAATTCTG TTTGAAACACGGAAAATTAAACACGTTTTGGTGCGTGTTCAAG ATGCAGCAAATAAAGGCCCAGATGCAGAAGATATGTATGCCAAGTCATGCAAGAAGACCGGACGTCATCAATACATGCCTTAA
- the LOC112235739 gene encoding uncharacterized protein LOC112235739 isoform X3, giving the protein MIMFILILCALSRETMVQTTAKKIFPAKIYWTSTGTIVEGSDLVVKCSTHGRKEDKVAYVYLCINGVAVEQKRTIQEDTSFTMKSVTGQQSGNYSCVFSKTQYPLSEMQGKGDNSLSIQVMDRILPADISLAGSRTVRKGDGVEFKCTISDPSFQTKNTSDLVHAYLCKYGSVVQIQVFDVKSTEVTFTIKSFNKNDAGNYSCVIDLQSKTLKDKDRTLYGNNAVFLQVNVSWSHLITLVFCVCFLLVLSLIVGIWWLFIKQGALQCYCGRTPQQEENDAPMTGEGDDGTSNMEEESSDEFACDSEASGEEYQNLGEKCLEDTTYQEILMQQIKAQMQKICMPSHARRPDVINTCLNHY; this is encoded by the exons ATGATCATGTTCATCCTCATCCTGT GTGCCTTGTCAAGAGAGACCATGGTCCAAACCACAG CCAAGAAGATTTTTCCAGCAAAGATCTATTGGACTTCTACAGGAACGATAGTGGAGGGAAGTGACCTTGTGGTAAAATGTAGTACACATGGGCGCAAGGAAGACAAAGTGGCATATGTTTACTTGTGCATTAACGGGGTTGCAGTGGAACAGAAGAGAACTATACAAGAAGACACCTCTTTCACCATGAAAAGTGTTACTGGCCAACAGAGTGgcaattacagctgtgtgttCTCTAAAACCCAATATCCACTCTCTGAAATGCAGGGAAAAGGAGATAATTCCCTTTCCATCCAGGTGATGG ACCGTATACTCCCTGCAGACATATCACTTGCAGGCTCAAGAACTGTGAGAAAGGGAGATGGTGTGGAGTTTAAGTGTACAATCTCAGACCCAAGTTTTCAAACAAAAAATACCAGTGACTTAGTTCACGCTTACCTCTGCAAGTATGGCTCTGTTGTTCAGATCCAGGTGTTTGACGTAAAGAGCACGGAGGTGACTTTTACGATTAAAAGTTTTAATAAGAATGACGCAGGTAACTACAGTTGTGTGATTGATCTGCAATCAAAAACCCTCAAAGATAAAGACAGAACATTATATGGAAATAATGCAGTATTTCTACAGGTTAATG TGTCCTGGAGTCACTTAATCACACTCGTGTTCTGCGTCTGTTTTCTTCTGGTCTTATCACTGATAGTGGGCATATGGTGGCTGTTCATTAAACAAG GAGCTTTACAATGTTATTGTGGAAG AACACCACAACAGGAGGAGAACGATGCGCCAATGACAGGGGAGGGTGACG ACGGAACGTCAAACATGGAGGAAGAATCCAG TGATGAATTTGCCTGTGACAGTGAGGCCA GTGGGGAGGAGTACCAGAATCTGGGTGAGAAATGTTTAG AGGATACCACCTACCAAGAAATTCTG ATGCAGCAAATAAAGGCCCAGATGCAGAAGATATGTATGCCAAGTCATGCAAGAAGACCGGACGTCATCAATACATGCCTTAATCATTATTAG
- the LOC112235739 gene encoding uncharacterized protein LOC112235739 isoform X2: MIMFILILCALSRETMVQTTAKKIFPAKIYWTSTGTIVEGSDLVVKCSTHGRKEDKVAYVYLCINGVAVEQKRTIQEDTSFTMKSVTGQQSGNYSCVFSKTQYPLSEMQGKGDNSLSIQVMDRILPADISLAGSRTVRKGDGVEFKCTISDPSFQTKNTSDLVHAYLCKYGSVVQIQVFDVKSTEVTFTIKSFNKNDAGNYSCVIDLQSKTLKDKDRTLYGNNAVFLQVNVSWSHLITLVFCVCFLLVLSLIVGIWWLFIKQGALQCYCGRTPQQEENDAPMTGEGDDGTSNMEEESSDEFACDSEASGEEYQNLEDTTYQEILFETRKIKHVLVRVQDAANKGPDAEDMYAKSCKKTGRHQYMP, translated from the exons ATGATCATGTTCATCCTCATCCTGT GTGCCTTGTCAAGAGAGACCATGGTCCAAACCACAG CCAAGAAGATTTTTCCAGCAAAGATCTATTGGACTTCTACAGGAACGATAGTGGAGGGAAGTGACCTTGTGGTAAAATGTAGTACACATGGGCGCAAGGAAGACAAAGTGGCATATGTTTACTTGTGCATTAACGGGGTTGCAGTGGAACAGAAGAGAACTATACAAGAAGACACCTCTTTCACCATGAAAAGTGTTACTGGCCAACAGAGTGgcaattacagctgtgtgttCTCTAAAACCCAATATCCACTCTCTGAAATGCAGGGAAAAGGAGATAATTCCCTTTCCATCCAGGTGATGG ACCGTATACTCCCTGCAGACATATCACTTGCAGGCTCAAGAACTGTGAGAAAGGGAGATGGTGTGGAGTTTAAGTGTACAATCTCAGACCCAAGTTTTCAAACAAAAAATACCAGTGACTTAGTTCACGCTTACCTCTGCAAGTATGGCTCTGTTGTTCAGATCCAGGTGTTTGACGTAAAGAGCACGGAGGTGACTTTTACGATTAAAAGTTTTAATAAGAATGACGCAGGTAACTACAGTTGTGTGATTGATCTGCAATCAAAAACCCTCAAAGATAAAGACAGAACATTATATGGAAATAATGCAGTATTTCTACAGGTTAATG TGTCCTGGAGTCACTTAATCACACTCGTGTTCTGCGTCTGTTTTCTTCTGGTCTTATCACTGATAGTGGGCATATGGTGGCTGTTCATTAAACAAG GAGCTTTACAATGTTATTGTGGAAG AACACCACAACAGGAGGAGAACGATGCGCCAATGACAGGGGAGGGTGACG ACGGAACGTCAAACATGGAGGAAGAATCCAG TGATGAATTTGCCTGTGACAGTGAGGCCA GTGGGGAGGAGTACCAGAATCTGG AGGATACCACCTACCAAGAAATTCTG TTTGAAACACGGAAAATTAAACACGTTTTGGTGCGTGTTCAAG ATGCAGCAAATAAAGGCCCAGATGCAGAAGATATGTATGCCAAGTCATGCAAGAAGACCGGACGTCATCAATACATGCCTTAA
- the LOC112235739 gene encoding uncharacterized protein LOC112235739 isoform X4, which translates to MIMFILILCALSRETMVQTTAKKIFPAKIYWTSTGTIVEGSDLVVKCSTHGRKEDKVAYVYLCINGVAVEQKRTIQEDTSFTMKSVTGQQSGNYSCVFSKTQYPLSEMQGKGDNSLSIQVMDRILPADISLAGSRTVRKGDGVEFKCTISDPSFQTKNTSDLVHAYLCKYGSVVQIQVFDVKSTEVTFTIKSFNKNDAGNYSCVIDLQSKTLKDKDRTLYGNNAVFLQVNVSWSHLITLVFCVCFLLVLSLIVGIWWLFIKQGALQCYCGRTPQQEENDAPMTGEGDDGTSNMEEESSDEFACDSEASGEEYQNLEDTTYQEILMQQIKAQMQKICMPSHARRPDVINTCLNHY; encoded by the exons ATGATCATGTTCATCCTCATCCTGT GTGCCTTGTCAAGAGAGACCATGGTCCAAACCACAG CCAAGAAGATTTTTCCAGCAAAGATCTATTGGACTTCTACAGGAACGATAGTGGAGGGAAGTGACCTTGTGGTAAAATGTAGTACACATGGGCGCAAGGAAGACAAAGTGGCATATGTTTACTTGTGCATTAACGGGGTTGCAGTGGAACAGAAGAGAACTATACAAGAAGACACCTCTTTCACCATGAAAAGTGTTACTGGCCAACAGAGTGgcaattacagctgtgtgttCTCTAAAACCCAATATCCACTCTCTGAAATGCAGGGAAAAGGAGATAATTCCCTTTCCATCCAGGTGATGG ACCGTATACTCCCTGCAGACATATCACTTGCAGGCTCAAGAACTGTGAGAAAGGGAGATGGTGTGGAGTTTAAGTGTACAATCTCAGACCCAAGTTTTCAAACAAAAAATACCAGTGACTTAGTTCACGCTTACCTCTGCAAGTATGGCTCTGTTGTTCAGATCCAGGTGTTTGACGTAAAGAGCACGGAGGTGACTTTTACGATTAAAAGTTTTAATAAGAATGACGCAGGTAACTACAGTTGTGTGATTGATCTGCAATCAAAAACCCTCAAAGATAAAGACAGAACATTATATGGAAATAATGCAGTATTTCTACAGGTTAATG TGTCCTGGAGTCACTTAATCACACTCGTGTTCTGCGTCTGTTTTCTTCTGGTCTTATCACTGATAGTGGGCATATGGTGGCTGTTCATTAAACAAG GAGCTTTACAATGTTATTGTGGAAG AACACCACAACAGGAGGAGAACGATGCGCCAATGACAGGGGAGGGTGACG ACGGAACGTCAAACATGGAGGAAGAATCCAG TGATGAATTTGCCTGTGACAGTGAGGCCA GTGGGGAGGAGTACCAGAATCTGG AGGATACCACCTACCAAGAAATTCTG ATGCAGCAAATAAAGGCCCAGATGCAGAAGATATGTATGCCAAGTCATGCAAGAAGACCGGACGTCATCAATACATGCCTTAATCATTATTAG